The Streptomyces sp. NBC_00483 genome contains the following window.
CGTAGAAGTGAAAATGAGGGGGACACAGCCGAGGAGGCAAGCAGTTGACTGCGCCCACCCCTGCACTCAACGGACTAAAGGGAATGAACGGTCTCAGTAGCGAGGCACGCAATCTTCACTGGCTGCTGACCGACCTGGTCGGGGAGGTGCCAGGACTGCAGTCCGTCGCGGTCGTCTCGTCCGACGGGTTGCTCCTGCTCTCCTCCGACCCGGGTCGGCACGACGCGGCCCCGGCGACGGACCCGAGCACGGGCCCCAAAGGGTCGAGCGCCGACCTGGCGGCCATCGTGGCCGGGCTGGGTTCGCTGACCATCGGCGCCGCCAAGCTGATGGACGGCGGAGGCATCAAGCAGACGATGGTCGCGATGGACGA
Protein-coding sequences here:
- a CDS encoding roadblock/LC7 domain-containing protein; the encoded protein is MNGLSSEARNLHWLLTDLVGEVPGLQSVAVVSSDGLLLLSSDPGRHDAAPATDPSTGPKGSSADLAAIVAGLGSLTIGAAKLMDGGGIKQTMVAMDEGSLFVMSISDGSLLGVHAAADCDMGVIAYHMALFVGRAGHVLTPELRSELRQSMEATR